The Anas platyrhynchos isolate ZD024472 breed Pekin duck chromosome 3, IASCAAS_PekinDuck_T2T, whole genome shotgun sequence genome includes a window with the following:
- the SMIM8 gene encoding small integral membrane protein 8 — protein sequence MSSSKPLNENEKPKGRNPGLRGVQTTMLFRAVNPELFIKPNKPVMAFGLVAITLCVAYLGYLHATAENKKELYEAVDSEGSRYMRRKTSKWD from the exons ATGTCTTCCAGCAAACCTCTGAATGAGAATGAAAAACCCAAAGGGAGGAATCCAGGACTGAGGGGTGTGCAGACAACAATGTTGTTCCGAGCTGTGAACCCCGAGCTTTTCATCAAACCT aaCAAACCTGTGATGGCATTCGGGCTCGTAGCAATTACCCTCTGCGTGGCCTACCTTGGTTACTTGCATGCGACAGCAGAGAATAAAAAGGAGCTCTATGAAGCAGTCGACAGTGAGGGGTCCAGATACATGAGGAGGAAAACTTCCAAGTGGGACTGA